Proteins found in one Sporosarcina sp. FSL K6-3457 genomic segment:
- a CDS encoding CehA/McbA family metallohydrolase, with product MLRDTIKIELLDDSGEKVLNNKFTVDVAEHVQSISLRLYHIKSIWGTYLVYDPSGQLRAQYLTGKTPQPVMIHEQPKRTSPYTIGGPIAAGTWTIDFVAAVSQQEEMEKPFLEVQFNGESNVQSVDELGWNQPDANTLLLSTNSSEQMIKPEARWYKGDFHTHTIYSDGQMTREENIASAKNQQLDFFVATDHNIVPTSWVNDTSILVLPGIEVTAPLGHFNILNTNTSPFVENRLADMLTEQGMNSIINGYYGDALISINHPFLTEWKWLFKDTPLHKVDTLEIWNDPTYSANPQATEWALIAWDILLKDGHKITGIGGSDSHLKPDERYEGSEEASLIGDPGTFVYCEGLSTHNLVKALKNGRVFVSRGEQIDFKLDGFIAGDQSDILTGQIAAKVHSHDDVEIEWIVDGQIASKEKGNQSSFQFDWNDNAYHYIRVNVRKEDGTLYGFTNPIYFNDKRPSLDTWGQLLELMQVHIND from the coding sequence ATGTTGCGGGATACTATCAAAATCGAACTGCTAGATGATTCTGGTGAAAAAGTGCTGAATAACAAATTTACAGTTGATGTTGCAGAACATGTCCAATCCATTAGTCTGCGGCTCTATCATATAAAAAGTATCTGGGGTACTTATTTGGTATACGATCCTAGTGGGCAATTACGGGCGCAATATTTAACAGGTAAAACGCCGCAGCCAGTCATGATTCATGAACAACCAAAGCGAACGAGTCCTTATACAATCGGTGGACCGATTGCAGCGGGGACATGGACAATCGATTTCGTCGCTGCAGTCAGTCAGCAGGAAGAGATGGAAAAACCATTTTTAGAAGTGCAATTTAATGGTGAAAGCAATGTCCAATCAGTAGATGAGTTAGGTTGGAATCAGCCAGATGCAAATACTCTTTTACTATCTACGAATAGCTCCGAGCAAATGATAAAGCCTGAAGCAAGGTGGTACAAGGGTGATTTTCATACCCATACCATCTACTCAGATGGACAAATGACAAGAGAAGAAAATATAGCAAGTGCAAAAAATCAGCAATTGGATTTCTTCGTCGCAACGGATCATAATATCGTACCAACCTCTTGGGTAAATGATACCTCCATACTTGTATTACCAGGAATAGAAGTGACAGCACCACTTGGTCATTTCAATATTTTAAATACGAACACATCTCCTTTTGTTGAAAATAGACTGGCAGATATGTTGACAGAGCAAGGGATGAATAGCATTATCAATGGGTATTATGGAGATGCGCTTATTTCGATAAACCACCCGTTTTTAACCGAATGGAAATGGTTGTTTAAAGATACACCGTTGCATAAAGTAGACACGCTTGAAATTTGGAATGATCCAACCTATTCCGCTAATCCGCAGGCAACGGAATGGGCATTAATTGCTTGGGATATCTTATTAAAAGATGGTCATAAAATTACTGGAATTGGTGGATCGGACTCTCATTTGAAGCCAGACGAACGCTATGAGGGCAGTGAAGAAGCATCTCTCATCGGAGATCCGGGAACATTTGTTTATTGTGAAGGGCTATCAACTCATAATCTAGTGAAGGCCTTGAAAAATGGACGTGTTTTCGTTTCAAGAGGTGAACAGATCGACTTCAAGCTCGATGGTTTCATAGCGGGAGATCAAAGCGATATACTGACAGGTCAAATAGCAGCAAAGGTCCATTCACATGATGATGTTGAAATCGAGTGGATTGTCGATGGTCAGATTGCATCGAAAGAGAAGGGCAACCAATCTAGCTTCCAATTTGATTGGAACGACAATGCTTATCATTATATTCGAGTAAATGTAAGAAAAGAGGATGGCACACTTTATGGCTTTACAAACCCCATTTATTTTAATGACAAGCGTCCATCACTTGATACATGGGGGCAGCTGCTAGAGCTTATGCAGGTGCATATAAATGATTAA
- a CDS encoding carbohydrate ABC transporter permease, translating into MKRYGLLLFFVGIPLIPLLAFWFIPMFVSLWLSTTDWDYISPEYNHVMLENYQTILTSDNFYAALKNTAFFSVMTVIPTIIFGLLFASLLKNVMKGSTLLKSLLFSPWITPMVAMSIVWTWIFQPDIGLLNQLLGLLHLPQPSWLTDSNTAMWAIIIVSIWKNAGWAMIFYADALSKIPGELYEVGEIEGTSWWQNNRFITIPLVSPTTLFLIIISLIDAIQAYDQIQVMTQGGPAGSTRTLLYLYYQMAFEQFNMGQATALSTIIVILTGLLAFILFYTSKKWVHY; encoded by the coding sequence ATGAAACGTTACGGACTATTGCTTTTCTTTGTTGGCATTCCGCTTATTCCCTTACTCGCATTTTGGTTTATCCCAATGTTTGTATCTCTTTGGTTAAGTACGACGGATTGGGATTATATTAGTCCAGAATATAACCACGTTATGCTAGAGAACTATCAAACAATACTAACAAGTGATAATTTCTATGCGGCACTAAAAAATACTGCTTTTTTCAGTGTGATGACGGTTATACCGACGATTATCTTTGGTCTATTATTTGCTAGTTTGTTGAAAAATGTCATGAAGGGCTCCACGCTACTTAAATCTTTACTCTTCTCACCATGGATTACACCGATGGTTGCGATGTCGATTGTGTGGACATGGATTTTTCAGCCGGATATTGGCTTGTTGAACCAGCTATTGGGTTTGCTTCATTTACCACAGCCGTCATGGCTAACAGATTCTAATACTGCCATGTGGGCAATTATTATAGTATCTATTTGGAAAAATGCGGGCTGGGCAATGATTTTCTATGCAGATGCACTATCAAAAATACCTGGTGAACTGTATGAGGTTGGGGAAATTGAAGGGACTTCCTGGTGGCAAAACAATCGATTCATTACAATTCCGTTAGTTTCGCCGACTACTTTATTTTTAATTATTATTTCTCTGATTGATGCCATTCAGGCCTATGACCAAATCCAGGTTATGACGCAGGGAGGGCCAGCCGGTAGTACGCGAACATTATTATACTTATACTACCAAATGGCGTTTGAGCAATTTAATATGGGACAGGCCACTGCGCTGTCAACGATTATCGTCATATTAACGGGTTTACTCGCTTTCATCTTATTCTACACATCGAAAAAATGGGTTCATTATTAA
- a CDS encoding DMT family transporter — protein MYGIFFILLIAIIFEVMGTTLLNPALHMGKGKRMVGIGIFFTFSFYLLATVMQTLPIGVVYATWSGVGMALIILVGLVLFKEKMSKKKGIGLVITIVGLVMINL, from the coding sequence ATGTATGGAATATTTTTCATTCTCTTAATAGCAATCATTTTTGAAGTAATGGGGACAACGCTTTTAAATCCAGCATTGCATATGGGTAAAGGTAAACGAATGGTGGGTATTGGTATATTTTTTACGTTTTCATTTTATCTATTAGCAACTGTCATGCAAACCCTTCCGATAGGCGTTGTTTATGCGACTTGGAGCGGCGTTGGAATGGCTCTCATTATCCTGGTCGGATTGGTGTTATTTAAAGAGAAAATGTCAAAGAAAAAGGGTATCGGATTAGTAATCACAATTGTAGGTCTTGTGATGATCAATTTATGA
- a CDS encoding transporter substrate-binding domain-containing protein has product MKRFGIFMMMGALMLVMAACGAEKGNSSTGSSDTSTGDDKKTYIVGIDTTYPPFEFEVDGEYTGIDIDLITAIAENQGIEIKFDAMDFGGIIPAMQADQLDIAIAGMSITDDRKKVVNFSDPYFEAGLTLVVAAETADIESIEDLKGKTIAAKNGTTGAKFAQEHEAEYGYKLVLFDDSPAMFQEVSNGSAAALIEDYPVISYAISQNDLDLQVIGDRLNGDQYGIAVLKGKNSDVLQKINDGLQDLRDSGEYDKILAKYLAE; this is encoded by the coding sequence ATGAAGAGGTTTGGAATATTTATGATGATGGGAGCACTGATGTTAGTAATGGCCGCATGTGGGGCTGAAAAAGGGAATAGTTCAACGGGGAGTTCCGATACAAGTACAGGGGACGATAAAAAAACATATATCGTTGGGATAGATACAACCTATCCACCTTTTGAGTTTGAGGTAGATGGAGAATATACAGGAATCGATATCGATCTTATTACAGCAATTGCAGAAAATCAAGGGATTGAAATTAAGTTCGATGCAATGGACTTTGGGGGAATCATTCCCGCTATGCAAGCAGATCAGCTAGATATCGCAATTGCAGGCATGAGTATTACTGATGACCGTAAAAAAGTTGTGAATTTCTCAGATCCATATTTTGAAGCGGGTCTTACATTAGTTGTTGCTGCAGAAACAGCAGACATTGAATCTATTGAAGATTTAAAAGGTAAAACAATTGCTGCAAAGAATGGAACGACTGGAGCGAAATTTGCACAAGAACATGAAGCTGAATATGGCTACAAACTTGTGTTGTTCGATGATAGTCCTGCCATGTTCCAAGAAGTTTCAAACGGGAGTGCTGCGGCTTTAATCGAAGATTATCCTGTAATTTCGTATGCAATTTCTCAAAATGATCTTGATTTACAAGTTATCGGAGATCGCTTGAATGGAGACCAGTATGGAATCGCTGTCCTTAAAGGAAAGAATAGTGATGTCTTGCAAAAAATTAATGATGGTCTTCAAGACCTTCGTGATAGTGGGGAATATGACAAGATTCTTGCAAAATATCTAGCTGAGTAA
- a CDS encoding HAD family hydrolase, whose product MIKGILFDKDGTLIEFNSLWIDSTYEFLKNITQIHNQESKLEELAFKIGLEGQTVREDSALAGKTSADLADIISNVLMVDFDGILKELNHFYYQKIKENPEKIKPVCNLSALFTQLKSNGLKIGIVTADNYDVTKYILEVLQLLEYVDFIATADLYERKPHVEALQVFCHQQNLELDEVIHIGDTSIDMEFSKHCLYGVGVLTGVGSASLLSTYTPYVLNNVADLIDHDGKVTFPA is encoded by the coding sequence ATGATTAAAGGCATTTTGTTTGATAAAGACGGGACATTAATCGAATTTAATAGTTTATGGATTGATTCAACCTATGAATTTTTAAAGAATATTACCCAAATCCACAATCAAGAAAGTAAGCTTGAAGAACTTGCATTCAAAATTGGCCTGGAAGGTCAAACAGTTCGTGAGGATAGTGCACTTGCTGGAAAAACATCAGCTGATTTAGCTGATATCATTAGCAACGTGTTAATGGTAGATTTTGATGGGATTTTAAAAGAGTTGAACCATTTTTACTATCAAAAAATCAAAGAAAATCCTGAGAAAATCAAGCCCGTTTGCAATTTGTCGGCGTTATTTACACAGTTAAAATCGAATGGTCTAAAGATTGGGATTGTGACGGCTGATAACTACGATGTTACAAAATATATATTGGAGGTTCTTCAGCTTTTAGAATACGTGGATTTTATTGCGACAGCTGATTTGTATGAGAGAAAGCCACATGTAGAAGCATTACAGGTATTTTGTCACCAACAGAACCTAGAACTAGATGAGGTCATTCATATCGGTGATACGTCCATTGATATGGAATTCTCCAAGCATTGTTTATATGGCGTTGGTGTTTTAACAGGTGTCGGCTCTGCATCGCTATTATCGACCTATACGCCATATGTGTTAAACAATGTTGCAGATTTAATTGATCATGATGGGAAAGTAACATTCCCAGCGTAA
- a CDS encoding sensor histidine kinase: MIIIVPLAGEVKFYPLNDTFRVSFGAPALFFLLLLLKKVPPVLPGFLTASALVLFRVPLDFFFMNETNVIYSFQQHCPTFFFYFTYACLFQFINIKRFRKSSLTIGLIGYVVELLSDSAELLAQYLILNTTITLSDLNEMNLAAFAHSFIVISFFNMLKLYEADSREKQIREKNEHMLLLISNLHEEAIYLKKTLKNAETVTVESYALYRDLLVDNKEASLRALRIAGEIHEIKKDNQRIFAGLSKLISKESFRDYIDVMELIQLIVRINEKYVFLLKKNIKITYSLEGIHPDYHVYTVLSLLNNLVANAVEAIVDSGKIHLIFNESDGMTEFHVFNSGPTISEKYAHAIFQPGFTSRYDVLGNPSTGIGLSYVEEAVTNLGGKIFFENEANGVTFSIKIPTNQLTQKG, translated from the coding sequence ATGATCATAATCGTTCCCCTTGCCGGCGAAGTGAAATTTTACCCATTAAATGATACGTTCCGGGTAAGTTTTGGTGCTCCCGCACTCTTCTTCCTGTTACTATTATTAAAAAAAGTTCCACCCGTTCTCCCAGGTTTCTTGACAGCATCGGCTTTAGTACTCTTCCGTGTGCCCCTGGACTTCTTTTTTATGAATGAAACAAATGTGATCTATTCTTTTCAACAACACTGTCCAACCTTTTTCTTTTACTTCACCTATGCTTGTTTGTTCCAATTCATTAACATCAAAAGATTTCGTAAATCCTCTTTAACGATTGGACTCATAGGCTATGTTGTCGAATTATTATCGGATAGTGCAGAACTACTCGCACAATATTTAATATTGAACACTACGATTACACTTTCTGATTTGAATGAAATGAATTTAGCTGCGTTTGCACATAGTTTTATTGTCATCAGCTTTTTTAATATGCTGAAGTTATATGAAGCAGACTCCAGGGAAAAGCAAATACGGGAAAAAAATGAGCATATGCTACTCCTTATTTCAAACTTACATGAAGAGGCCATCTATCTAAAGAAGACATTAAAAAATGCTGAAACCGTTACTGTGGAATCGTATGCTTTATATCGCGATTTACTAGTAGATAACAAAGAGGCTAGCCTGAGGGCACTACGAATTGCAGGGGAAATCCACGAAATAAAAAAAGATAATCAGCGGATTTTTGCCGGACTTTCAAAATTGATTTCCAAAGAAAGCTTTAGAGATTACATCGATGTGATGGAGCTGATTCAACTCATTGTTCGTATTAATGAAAAATATGTATTTCTACTCAAAAAAAATATTAAGATTACTTATTCACTTGAAGGTATCCATCCCGACTATCATGTATATACAGTGTTATCACTACTTAACAACTTAGTAGCGAATGCAGTAGAAGCCATTGTGGATAGTGGGAAAATCCATTTAATATTTAATGAATCTGATGGTATGACAGAATTTCATGTTTTTAATAGCGGACCTACTATATCTGAAAAATATGCACACGCTATATTCCAACCTGGTTTCACATCTAGGTATGATGTTTTAGGGAATCCATCTACTGGAATCGGCTTATCTTATGTGGAAGAAGCCGTTACAAATCTTGGCGGGAAAATCTTTTTTGAAAATGAAGCAAATGGTGTTACCTTCTCTATAAAAATTCCTACGAATCAGTTGACACAGAAGGGGTGA
- a CDS encoding carbohydrate ABC transporter permease, with the protein MKTTEEIFSVPLTLFPETLQWSNFTGALELAPFWLYMFNSAFTSVCIVVLQVVLSSMIAYALTQLKFRGKSLLFNSILITYMLPAAATYVPSYILLSKMGLLDSLTGIVISNVASVFTIFLLRQAFLQVPKEMIEAARSEGANDFTVLMRVMIPMCKSTIFIASLIGFVSMYNNYLWPSLIVKSQEKYLITVGLNRFFTNVGSFADTWPLIMAANVLTVLPLLLLFVLLNKWFIKGISDNGLKG; encoded by the coding sequence TTGAAAACTACTGAAGAAATTTTCTCAGTACCTTTAACGCTTTTCCCGGAAACGCTGCAATGGAGCAACTTTACAGGGGCACTAGAGCTAGCACCATTTTGGTTATATATGTTCAATAGTGCTTTTACGTCGGTCTGTATTGTTGTCCTTCAAGTCGTTTTATCGAGCATGATTGCTTATGCACTGACACAGCTAAAGTTTAGAGGGAAATCGCTGTTATTCAATTCGATACTAATTACGTATATGCTACCGGCCGCGGCTACTTATGTACCGAGTTATATATTGCTCTCCAAGATGGGGTTACTTGATTCTTTGACTGGTATTGTCATTTCGAATGTGGCAAGTGTCTTTACTATTTTCTTGCTACGGCAAGCATTTTTGCAAGTGCCAAAGGAAATGATTGAAGCAGCTCGATCTGAAGGTGCCAATGATTTTACCGTATTGATGAGGGTTATGATTCCGATGTGTAAATCGACAATTTTCATAGCTAGCTTAATTGGCTTTGTGTCGATGTATAACAATTATTTATGGCCATCATTAATCGTTAAAAGCCAGGAAAAGTATTTGATTACAGTTGGTCTTAATCGATTTTTCACGAATGTAGGGTCTTTTGCCGATACTTGGCCTTTAATAATGGCAGCGAACGTGCTAACTGTCTTACCACTTTTACTATTGTTTGTGCTGTTAAATAAGTGGTTTATAAAAGGAATCAGTGACAACGGCTTAAAAGGATAA
- a CDS encoding DMT family transporter, with translation MTGAYFLWIAIALEVMGATMLKLSNGFQNFLPTLLIFVFYACSYYFFSKVLKTISLSIGYAIWSGAGIFFITLVGVLYWGDSIKLHTIVGMILVVGGIWLLNSKENVKYLLET, from the coding sequence ATGACAGGAGCATATTTTTTATGGATAGCGATTGCCTTAGAGGTAATGGGGGCGACGATGCTTAAATTGTCAAACGGCTTTCAAAATTTCCTGCCTACTCTATTGATTTTTGTTTTCTATGCATGTTCATATTATTTTTTTAGCAAAGTATTGAAAACGATAAGTTTATCGATAGGGTATGCCATTTGGTCGGGTGCAGGCATTTTTTTCATTACACTTGTAGGTGTGCTGTATTGGGGAGATTCTATAAAATTGCATACTATTGTTGGAATGATCCTCGTCGTTGGAGGGATATGGTTGTTAAATAGTAAGGAGAATGTGAAGTATTTGCTGGAAACCTGA
- a CDS encoding response regulator — MRFFIVDDDIAIRSILTQIIEDENLGEIVGEAADGDQLESSFLNMHKVDILFIDLLMPNRDGIETIRHLLNDFKGKFIMISQVETKELIGEAYSLGVDYYIIKPINRIEMITVIQKVVERIQLENSIHDIKVSIGNLLHIKDPSPTTATHSSEESITKIGEFLLAELGILGENGSRDLIDILHYLFTLRRNKTVEQDFPSLKDLILEISKKKLGSSATSVEINREIKASEQRLRRVITSSLNHFASLGLADYGNSKFENYASSFFDFTVVRQKMRELEDESPSPHTPTRVNTKKFIQVLFFEAKRLEGNA; from the coding sequence ATGCGTTTTTTTATAGTGGATGATGATATTGCCATTCGATCGATATTAACTCAAATTATCGAGGATGAGAATTTAGGTGAAATCGTTGGGGAAGCAGCAGACGGTGATCAGCTAGAAAGCTCCTTTTTGAATATGCATAAAGTAGATATTCTTTTTATCGACTTACTCATGCCCAATCGAGATGGAATTGAAACAATTCGACATTTACTAAATGACTTTAAAGGGAAATTTATCATGATCTCCCAAGTAGAAACGAAAGAGTTAATTGGTGAAGCCTATTCCCTTGGCGTCGATTATTACATTATAAAACCTATCAACCGAATAGAAATGATTACCGTTATTCAAAAAGTAGTCGAACGCATCCAATTGGAAAATTCAATACATGACATCAAGGTATCCATTGGAAACCTTTTACACATAAAAGATCCTTCGCCGACGACAGCTACCCATTCATCTGAAGAAAGTATAACGAAAATTGGTGAATTCCTATTAGCAGAGCTAGGTATTTTGGGCGAAAACGGCTCAAGAGATTTGATAGATATTCTTCATTACTTATTCACCTTAAGGCGCAATAAAACCGTTGAGCAAGATTTCCCTTCTTTAAAGGATCTAATCCTTGAAATTTCAAAGAAAAAACTAGGATCTTCAGCCACATCTGTAGAAATCAATCGAGAAATAAAAGCTTCCGAACAACGACTTCGCAGAGTGATTACTAGCTCCCTTAATCATTTTGCATCCTTAGGTCTAGCAGATTACGGGAATTCTAAATTTGAAAATTACGCATCTAGCTTTTTTGATTTTACAGTTGTTCGACAAAAAATGAGAGAATTAGAGGATGAGTCACCTTCTCCTCATACACCAACTCGGGTCAATACAAAGAAATTTATTCAGGTGTTGTTTTTTGAGGCGAAGCGTTTAGAAGGGAATGCATAA
- a CDS encoding amino acid ABC transporter ATP-binding protein, whose product MTIIQVKNLKKSFGELEVLKDINVAIKEREVVCVIGPSGSGKSTFLRCLNRLEDITGGHVVIDGKDITDPKLDINKVRENVGMVFQQFNLFPHMTVLQNIMHAPLNLRKGDKGSIEKKALELLSKVGLSDKAKASPSELSGGQKQRVAIARALAMNPKIMLFDEPTSALDPEVVGDVLAVMKQLALEGMTMVVVTHEMGFAREVGDRVIFMDGGYIVEENVPEELFGNPQEVRTQSFLSKVL is encoded by the coding sequence ATGACAATTATACAAGTGAAAAATTTGAAAAAGTCATTTGGCGAACTTGAGGTATTAAAAGATATTAATGTGGCGATTAAGGAACGTGAAGTCGTCTGCGTAATTGGGCCATCGGGTTCTGGAAAAAGCACATTTTTAAGATGTCTGAACCGGTTGGAGGATATTACAGGCGGCCATGTTGTGATTGATGGCAAAGATATCACAGATCCGAAGCTTGATATTAACAAGGTTAGGGAAAATGTTGGAATGGTCTTTCAACAATTCAATTTGTTTCCGCATATGACAGTTCTGCAAAATATAATGCATGCACCTTTAAATTTACGAAAAGGTGACAAGGGATCAATTGAAAAGAAAGCACTTGAATTATTATCGAAGGTTGGCTTGTCCGACAAAGCGAAAGCGTCGCCAAGTGAACTTTCAGGAGGGCAAAAGCAGCGTGTTGCAATTGCTAGGGCGTTAGCGATGAATCCCAAAATTATGCTGTTCGACGAACCGACATCGGCACTTGACCCTGAAGTAGTTGGTGATGTGCTTGCGGTCATGAAGCAGCTTGCCCTGGAAGGGATGACGATGGTTGTTGTGACACATGAAATGGGATTCGCACGCGAAGTAGGGGACCGTGTCATTTTCATGGATGGCGGCTATATCGTGGAGGAAAATGTTCCAGAGGAATTGTTTGGCAATCCTCAAGAAGTTAGAACGCAATCATTTTTAAGTAAAGTGCTGTAA
- a CDS encoding ABC transporter substrate-binding protein — MKKNLLFALIMSALMMVLAACTTSEAGESSTGSEPSGPVTIEFWYGLGSEADIKMKEIIKDFNASQDEVIVEAIPQASYSETYQKLQAAIAAKDAPGLFITESSSLVDLASKSALAPLNKYASEDSIFDKDDFLDVFIDAAYVGEELYALPAYGTTQVMYFRKDIYEQAGIDPKEAFSSWENVAEISKKLQEQGVVEYGHLPMWGSGNLIDIALSNGGEMLSEDGKEVLIDSKAWTDSWEFMRKQIHDNKTMKVNSGGQGWEYWYKTIDEVLAGKAAGYTGSSGDKGDLDFTVIDSIPQPGLNGNAAAPIVGALFMAVPAINSDEEVAAAYKFMSYFSSAEVNVDWAEHIGYIPVRESAMEVPEYAAFIEENPYAGIPYKQALTGSPDFVDPTGGKIFDAISIAADKVELQNVSVEEALKEAKKVAQEALDKHNNQ, encoded by the coding sequence ATGAAAAAGAATTTATTATTTGCGCTTATTATGTCGGCATTGATGATGGTGTTAGCAGCATGTACAACAAGTGAAGCTGGGGAAAGTAGTACAGGCTCAGAACCTTCAGGTCCCGTTACAATTGAGTTTTGGTATGGTCTTGGCAGTGAAGCAGATATAAAAATGAAAGAAATTATCAAAGATTTTAATGCATCGCAGGATGAAGTAATTGTTGAAGCGATTCCTCAAGCAAGCTATTCAGAAACCTACCAAAAGCTGCAAGCAGCGATTGCAGCGAAGGACGCACCGGGCTTATTCATCACAGAGTCTAGTTCTCTTGTGGATTTAGCAAGTAAATCAGCATTAGCGCCATTAAATAAGTATGCAAGTGAAGATAGTATTTTTGATAAAGATGATTTCTTAGATGTATTTATTGATGCGGCGTATGTTGGTGAAGAGTTATATGCATTACCAGCTTACGGGACAACACAAGTTATGTATTTCCGTAAAGACATTTATGAACAAGCGGGAATTGATCCAAAAGAAGCATTCTCATCTTGGGAAAATGTCGCTGAAATATCTAAAAAGCTGCAAGAACAAGGTGTAGTGGAATACGGTCATTTACCAATGTGGGGGAGCGGAAACTTAATAGATATCGCATTAAGTAATGGTGGAGAAATGTTGAGTGAAGATGGTAAGGAAGTATTAATAGATAGCAAAGCTTGGACGGATTCTTGGGAATTTATGCGTAAGCAAATTCACGATAATAAAACAATGAAAGTCAACTCTGGCGGACAAGGCTGGGAATACTGGTATAAAACAATTGATGAAGTATTAGCTGGTAAAGCAGCAGGATACACGGGTTCATCAGGAGATAAAGGGGACCTTGACTTCACGGTTATTGATTCTATTCCACAACCGGGTTTAAACGGTAACGCAGCAGCTCCTATTGTAGGTGCATTATTTATGGCTGTTCCAGCTATTAATAGCGATGAAGAAGTTGCAGCTGCCTATAAATTTATGAGCTACTTCTCGAGTGCAGAGGTGAATGTGGATTGGGCGGAGCATATCGGCTATATTCCGGTGCGTGAATCTGCAATGGAAGTTCCCGAATATGCAGCATTCATCGAAGAAAATCCTTATGCAGGAATTCCATATAAACAAGCATTGACAGGTTCACCAGATTTCGTAGATCCAACAGGAGGAAAAATCTTCGATGCCATCTCCATTGCAGCAGATAAAGTAGAGCTTCAAAACGTTTCTGTAGAGGAAGCCTTGAAAGAAGCGAAAAAAGTAGCACAGGAAGCATTAGACAAACACAATAATCAATAA
- a CDS encoding amino acid ABC transporter permease, with protein sequence METIIAALPYLMQGLKVTLYIFFFSIIFGFLIGLATALMRLTTIKPLNWIAKAFVDIIRGTPFIVQLFFIYFGLNGLDFISLDRTVAGILTVSLNAGAYFSEIIRAGIQSIDKGQAEAARSLGLTKVQTMRTIVLPQAFRTMLPTITNQSIISFKDTSLLSIIGIADIVQKGKVQASATFQPFEIWLTVGAVYFVIIYLISVFASSVERRFKIK encoded by the coding sequence ATGGAGACGATTATTGCGGCATTACCCTACTTAATGCAAGGGTTGAAAGTGACGCTCTATATCTTTTTCTTTTCAATTATTTTTGGATTTTTGATTGGTTTAGCAACTGCTTTAATGCGCCTTACTACTATAAAACCTTTAAACTGGATTGCAAAAGCTTTCGTGGATATTATTCGGGGCACACCATTTATCGTTCAGCTATTTTTTATTTACTTCGGATTGAACGGACTTGATTTTATATCATTGGATCGGACGGTTGCTGGAATTTTAACAGTGTCGTTAAACGCAGGAGCCTATTTTTCTGAAATTATCCGTGCTGGAATACAGTCGATTGATAAGGGGCAGGCGGAAGCCGCAAGATCACTTGGTCTTACTAAGGTACAAACAATGCGTACAATCGTTTTGCCGCAAGCGTTTAGAACGATGCTGCCGACGATTACCAATCAATCCATTATTAGTTTCAAAGATACGTCACTCCTTTCTATTATTGGAATTGCTGATATCGTTCAAAAGGGAAAGGTTCAGGCGAGTGCTACGTTTCAACCCTTTGAGATTTGGCTAACGGTTGGTGCTGTTTACTTTGTGATTATCTATCTTATATCGGTATTTGCTAGCTCTGTTGAAAGGAGGTTCAAAATTAAATGA